One stretch of Chryseobacterium fluminis DNA includes these proteins:
- a CDS encoding ATP-dependent Clp protease ATP-binding subunit: MGVLVTNETVKQLFHIAQSIARENYNASYGGPHILQALMHKDIGLNEFLKSIDKDPGYFYEWADVRIEDYPKTTHLPNEVGEDEFVDNIVEEADDIRLKLGLDEITPICILTAIVKPQVAFTLQQLKSLPLREHEIFNLYRKDTPYETADSGEFSSIFSNGSDYSDTSFPSLKSYCIDRTAQARKGELENIIGRDKELRMLVEILCRRSKPNVIIIGEPGVGKTALVEGFATEIIKGNVPEMLKNGTLLELDTGALLAGTSYKGEIEDRLKKVINECKKIEKAILFIDEIHTLLDPKGSIGNVANLLKPELARGEITVIGATTQEEYRKIIEPEQAFNRRFEVLTVNEPDEKTCVKMIDVLLEGYKKHHGIEVEKTALPECVRLAKRYAKGKKLPDAAIDLLDRTMAAIKMLDELSEKELESWKARYDEILQEEFFDDKDKADELIWTYNLLRDKISPILWGSLSEQPQIDNSMPVEAIQKIIEDTYTELLQHAAVKREKVDRLELAAVMAAKTNIPIGKIQAQEKEKLLNMEGLLMNRVVGQDHALKILSDAIVENRSGLNKPGQPIGSFFLLGPTGTGKTELAKSMAELLFNDEKAMVRFDMSEFKEEHSAALLYGAPPGYVGYEEGGMLVNKIRQQPYTVVLFDEIEKAHHSVFDVFLQIMDEGKVHDKLGKEGDFSNALILFTSNIGSEEIVRQFEEGKIPESSSLMQIMSNSGRFRPEFLARITEIIPFAPITESIAERIFNIQLKSLHTSLTRLGMSLRISDEAVKHLALGGFSSKYGARQISGVIRSQLARPISKMIVREEVKSGQTIHVDWNTEEEKLTWKVE; encoded by the coding sequence ATGGGAGTACTAGTAACCAACGAAACAGTAAAACAACTCTTTCATATCGCACAGTCCATTGCCAGGGAAAATTATAATGCGTCCTACGGCGGTCCGCACATCCTTCAGGCTCTGATGCATAAAGATATCGGATTAAACGAATTTTTAAAAAGTATCGATAAAGATCCCGGATATTTCTATGAATGGGCCGATGTGCGCATAGAGGATTATCCGAAGACCACCCATCTTCCCAACGAAGTAGGAGAAGATGAATTTGTTGATAATATCGTTGAAGAAGCTGATGATATCCGTCTGAAATTAGGCCTGGACGAAATTACCCCGATCTGTATTCTGACAGCTATTGTGAAGCCCCAGGTTGCTTTTACCCTACAGCAGCTGAAATCATTGCCGCTCAGAGAGCACGAAATTTTTAATTTATACAGAAAAGATACTCCTTACGAAACTGCAGACAGCGGAGAATTCTCATCCATTTTTTCCAATGGCTCAGATTACAGCGATACTTCTTTCCCGTCCCTTAAAAGCTATTGCATCGACAGAACGGCGCAGGCCCGGAAAGGAGAACTGGAGAATATCATCGGAAGAGATAAAGAATTAAGGATGCTTGTTGAAATCCTTTGCAGAAGAAGTAAACCCAATGTGATTATCATCGGTGAGCCGGGAGTGGGTAAAACAGCTTTGGTGGAAGGATTTGCCACAGAAATTATCAAAGGGAACGTTCCTGAAATGCTGAAAAACGGTACTTTACTGGAACTGGATACCGGAGCTCTGCTGGCCGGAACTTCTTATAAAGGGGAAATTGAAGACCGTCTCAAGAAAGTCATCAACGAATGTAAAAAAATAGAAAAAGCCATCCTTTTTATCGATGAAATTCACACTCTTTTAGATCCGAAAGGAAGTATCGGAAACGTAGCCAATCTTCTGAAACCTGAACTGGCAAGAGGGGAAATTACGGTAATCGGTGCGACGACCCAGGAGGAGTACAGAAAAATTATAGAGCCGGAACAGGCTTTTAACCGCCGGTTTGAAGTGCTGACGGTAAATGAACCTGATGAAAAAACATGTGTCAAAATGATTGATGTTTTACTGGAAGGTTATAAAAAGCACCATGGCATTGAAGTTGAAAAAACCGCACTTCCTGAATGTGTGCGTCTGGCAAAAAGATATGCAAAAGGCAAAAAGCTGCCGGATGCTGCCATCGATTTGCTGGACAGAACCATGGCCGCAATAAAAATGCTGGATGAGCTTTCTGAAAAAGAGCTTGAAAGCTGGAAAGCAAGATATGACGAAATTCTGCAGGAAGAATTTTTTGACGATAAAGATAAAGCAGATGAACTCATCTGGACCTATAATCTGTTACGGGATAAAATAAGTCCGATTTTGTGGGGTTCGCTGAGTGAGCAGCCACAAATCGACAATTCGATGCCGGTAGAGGCTATTCAGAAAATTATTGAAGATACCTACACCGAACTTCTGCAGCATGCAGCGGTAAAAAGAGAAAAGGTAGACCGTCTGGAACTGGCAGCAGTAATGGCCGCGAAAACCAATATCCCGATCGGGAAAATTCAGGCGCAGGAAAAAGAAAAGCTACTGAATATGGAAGGCCTTCTCATGAACAGGGTTGTAGGGCAGGATCATGCTTTAAAAATTCTTTCCGATGCCATCGTCGAAAACCGGAGCGGATTGAATAAACCCGGCCAGCCTATCGGTTCATTCTTCCTTTTAGGACCTACAGGAACCGGAAAAACAGAGCTGGCAAAATCAATGGCAGAATTGCTTTTCAATGATGAAAAAGCCATGGTGCGTTTTGATATGTCAGAATTTAAAGAAGAGCACTCAGCAGCACTTCTCTACGGTGCCCCTCCGGGATATGTAGGCTATGAGGAAGGAGGAATGCTGGTGAATAAAATCAGGCAGCAGCCTTACACCGTCGTATTATTTGATGAGATAGAAAAAGCCCATCATTCTGTTTTCGATGTGTTTCTGCAGATCATGGACGAAGGAAAGGTGCATGATAAGCTTGGAAAGGAAGGGGATTTCAGCAATGCCCTGATCTTATTTACATCAAATATCGGAAGTGAAGAAATTGTAAGACAGTTTGAAGAAGGAAAAATACCGGAATCTTCATCATTAATGCAGATTATGTCGAATTCAGGACGGTTCAGGCCGGAATTTCTGGCGAGAATTACGGAAATTATTCCTTTTGCACCGATTACCGAATCTATTGCAGAAAGAATATTTAATATTCAGCTGAAATCACTGCACACTTCATTAACGCGACTGGGAATGAGCCTCAGAATAAGTGATGAAGCGGTGAAACATCTTGCTCTTGGCGGATTCAGCAGTAAATACGGAGCCCGACAGATCTCCGGAGTTATCAGGTCCCAACTGGCGAGACCCATTTCAAAAATGATCGTACGGGAAGAAGTGAAATCCGGACAGACCATTCATGTTGACTGGAATACGGAGGAAGAAAAACTAACCTGGAAAGTAGAATAA
- the tssD gene encoding type VI secretion system tube protein TssD: protein MAANSRGILKFNGGEGQKLLKLNYGVSRSTDVSGRVASDPSNALIKVTVEATEKSDILESLLNGKYKPTTGEITFNKSHEEGTLITLSWENGYVIQHEVDFDAVDENSMLISFIVSAETISYGNSEYKGLWPGV from the coding sequence ATGGCAGCAAATTCAAGAGGAATTTTAAAATTCAACGGAGGTGAAGGACAAAAGCTATTAAAGCTGAACTACGGAGTATCAAGATCTACAGATGTATCCGGCAGAGTAGCTTCAGACCCTTCCAACGCACTTATTAAAGTAACAGTAGAGGCTACTGAAAAATCAGACATCCTTGAAAGCTTATTGAACGGAAAATATAAGCCAACGACAGGAGAAATCACATTCAACAAATCTCACGAAGAAGGTACATTAATTACTTTAAGCTGGGAAAACGGATATGTTATCCAGCATGAAGTGGACTTCGATGCAGTAGATGAAAACAGCATGTTGATCAGCTTTATCGTAAGCGCTGAAACCATCAGCTACGGTAATTCTGAATATAAAGGGTTATGGCCTGGAGTATAA
- a CDS encoding lytic transglycosylase domain-containing protein gives MKPNLRNILPILIILTSQLVRGQFLSASDTSESSVRRYKSIISSNREIVQFIEYSLSEKGLPRHLRNLALIESHFNRNITSGAGAVGVWQFMTSHANQYGLTEQDRNDLYKSTKTAAVSLSSLYKKYNNWVTVVAAYNCGEGNVAKAMQAAGSSQYHIFYKYLPAETINHVKKYLNACYATGELQSVLSNYNSSRMNTVFFGNGGSKINNGDLSQTEINAGFNLKIIADELKVEEEKLLSWNPGIDQELQNKGVGTLYLPTDLMPDFLLRKTKILSRSIKEGVK, from the coding sequence ATGAAACCAAATCTCAGAAATATCTTACCTATTCTTATCATACTGACTTCACAGCTGGTACGCGGGCAGTTTCTTTCTGCATCCGACACCTCAGAAAGCAGTGTGAGAAGATATAAATCCATTATCAGTTCTAACAGGGAAATCGTTCAGTTTATTGAATATTCGCTTTCTGAAAAAGGTCTGCCGAGACACCTCAGAAATTTAGCATTAATTGAATCACATTTCAACAGAAACATTACCTCCGGGGCCGGAGCCGTTGGCGTATGGCAGTTTATGACTTCCCATGCCAACCAGTATGGCCTTACAGAGCAAGATCGGAATGATTTGTATAAAAGTACCAAAACAGCAGCCGTATCCCTTTCCAGTCTTTATAAAAAGTACAATAACTGGGTAACGGTGGTTGCCGCCTACAACTGCGGAGAAGGAAATGTTGCCAAGGCAATGCAGGCAGCAGGATCTTCCCAATATCATATTTTTTACAAATACCTTCCTGCTGAAACCATAAACCACGTTAAAAAATACCTCAATGCCTGCTATGCAACAGGAGAATTACAGAGTGTGTTAAGCAATTATAATTCATCGAGAATGAATACTGTTTTCTTTGGTAATGGCGGGAGTAAAATCAACAACGGTGACCTGTCACAAACAGAGATTAATGCAGGTTTTAATTTAAAAATAATAGCCGACGAACTGAAAGTAGAGGAAGAAAAACTGCTTTCCTGGAATCCCGGGATTGATCAGGAACTTCAGAATAAAGGAGTAGGTACACTCTACCTGCCGACAGATTTAATGCCGGATTTTTTACTGCGAAAGACAAAGATTCTTTCCCGGTCGATCAAAGAAGGCGTAAAATAA